One part of the Tindallia californiensis genome encodes these proteins:
- a CDS encoding DUF4145 domain-containing protein translates to MKCPYCSIEFHYEEYGQLSYQYENKEIKGKLSGYGVSTCFCPSCENLIVQFVEGIYVSDQYRTEIEEPFINAKIIYPMNSNGIILPPEVPSKYKTDFEEASVVLSISPKASAALSRRSLQKFLHEHLGIRKKSLAQEIEEFTTSQSLPTYLLEAVDAIRNIGNFAAHPLKDTNTGEIIDVEVGEAEWLLEVLEMLYDFYFVQPLKLQRRQEELNQKLAALGKPAMKNTSGENIR, encoded by the coding sequence ATGAAATGTCCATATTGTAGCATTGAATTTCATTATGAAGAGTATGGTCAATTATCATATCAGTATGAAAACAAGGAAATAAAAGGAAAACTTAGTGGATATGGAGTTTCTACTTGTTTTTGTCCTTCATGTGAAAATCTTATTGTTCAGTTTGTTGAAGGAATATATGTTTCGGACCAATATAGAACTGAAATTGAAGAGCCATTTATTAATGCCAAAATAATATATCCAATGAATTCAAATGGCATCATTTTACCACCAGAAGTTCCAAGTAAATACAAAACCGATTTTGAAGAAGCCTCTGTTGTTTTAAGTATCAGCCCCAAAGCTAGTGCTGCATTAAGTAGACGATCACTTCAAAAATTTTTACATGAGCATTTAGGTATTAGGAAGAAGAGCTTGGCTCAAGAGATTGAAGAGTTTACTACTTCACAGTCATTACCTACATATCTTTTAGAAGCAGTTGATGCAATAAGGAATATAGGTAATTTTGCTGCACATCCATTAAAGGACACTAATACAGGGGAAATCATTGATGTTGAAGTTGGAGAGGCAGAGTGGTTATTGGAAGTATTAGAAATGTTATATGATTTTTATTTCGTACAACCTTTAAAATTGCAAAGAAGGCAAGAAGAATTAAATCAGAAGTTAGCGGCATTAGGAAAACCAGCTATGAAGAATACTTCCGGTGAGAACATCAGATAA
- a CDS encoding UvrD-helicase domain-containing protein, whose product MPIDNDIREKVLTQEGNVVISASAGTGKTYTTVMRIKRDSKENKTFQTFAAITFTRKAAKEISNRLGPNRGDGFVGTNDNFVWSEIIQPFMYDIYGTDFKKDIKPDFSNENQISDFNEGVAKIQNTQFMCKYNDNKKNFAFQLALEIVKNSHSARRFMKAKYYRIYIDEYQDSDIDMHKFFMYLCDVLEIPLFIVGDAKQSIYGWRGAYSRGFTGLFEKERFTRFVLRHNFRSNKAIQNYSNIFMDSVREYYRPIDFNNEVILYKYTDKDDASYYIKEWLNLDEKCAMLNFSNDDAKSWCERLNATGLDFVYIPSSPLDYATMESEHIWIARSIANFILKHRYSEYDFRDEIPIPDDFKVFMLKTKLNIIKDSIEENEVFYGCCYSLYNYLGYDIVTEKIEYEVELLYDVVIDEKYVATYNQDRCKLTSGTIHSSKGLEFNQVIINAVNYDFERPDIKFLHYVAVSRPEERLLILAKNEYIKKRYLGHINHAVLSTSSLGFDIEIENVIKVIK is encoded by the coding sequence TTGCCAATAGATAATGACATTAGAGAAAAAGTCCTGACTCAAGAAGGGAATGTTGTTATCAGTGCTAGTGCTGGGACAGGTAAGACATATACAACGGTAATGAGAATCAAAAGAGACTCGAAGGAGAATAAGACCTTTCAAACTTTTGCAGCGATAACTTTTACCAGAAAAGCAGCTAAAGAAATTTCAAATAGACTTGGACCGAATCGTGGAGATGGATTTGTTGGAACTAATGATAATTTTGTTTGGTCAGAAATTATTCAACCATTTATGTATGATATCTATGGCACTGATTTCAAAAAAGATATTAAACCTGACTTCAGCAATGAGAATCAGATTAGTGACTTTAATGAAGGAGTTGCAAAGATTCAAAACACACAGTTTATGTGTAAGTACAATGACAATAAGAAGAACTTTGCTTTTCAGTTAGCATTGGAGATAGTGAAGAATTCTCATTCAGCTAGAAGATTTATGAAAGCAAAGTACTACAGAATATATATAGATGAATACCAAGATAGTGATATTGATATGCATAAGTTTTTTATGTATTTATGTGACGTACTTGAGATTCCGCTATTTATTGTTGGTGATGCAAAACAGTCGATATATGGTTGGAGAGGTGCATACAGTAGGGGCTTTACTGGATTGTTTGAGAAAGAAAGATTTACAAGATTTGTGTTAAGACATAACTTTCGCTCTAACAAAGCAATTCAGAACTACTCCAACATATTTATGGATTCAGTAAGAGAATATTATCGACCAATCGATTTTAATAATGAAGTAATCCTGTATAAGTATACTGATAAAGATGATGCCTCTTACTATATTAAAGAATGGCTCAATTTAGACGAGAAATGTGCAATGTTAAATTTTAGTAATGATGATGCGAAATCATGGTGCGAAAGACTTAATGCTACAGGACTTGATTTTGTTTATATTCCGAGTTCGCCTCTTGACTATGCAACTATGGAGAGTGAGCATATTTGGATAGCTAGAAGTATAGCAAACTTTATATTAAAGCATAGGTATAGTGAGTACGATTTTAGAGATGAAATACCAATACCAGATGACTTTAAAGTATTTATGCTAAAAACGAAATTGAATATTATTAAGGACAGTATTGAAGAAAACGAGGTTTTTTATGGTTGTTGTTATAGTCTATATAACTATTTGGGGTACGATATTGTAACTGAAAAAATAGAATATGAAGTTGAGCTGTTATATGATGTTGTAATAGATGAGAAGTATGTAGCGACATATAACCAAGATAGATGCAAGCTTACATCAGGGACGATTCATTCCTCAAAGGGATTAGAATTTAATCAGGTTATAATAAATGCAGTAAATTATGATTTTGAGAGGCCTGATATAAAGTTTCTTCACTATGTAGCTGTTTCAAGACCAGAAGAAAGGCTTTTGATTTTGGCAAAAAATGAATACATCAAAAAAAGATATTTGGGGCATATCAATCATGCGGTATTAAGTACTTCTAGTTTAGGTTTTGATATTGAGATTGAAAATGTTATAAAGGTTATCAAGTAG
- the pflB gene encoding formate C-acetyltransferase codes for MKPWRLFKNGEWQKKVDVRDFIQQNYEPYDGNEDFLAEVSPRSKKLWDQADALIQKEIEAGVLDVDTEHFSGIDHFEPGYMDQENEVIVGFQSDAPLKRIVNPFGGYRMVQDSLDAYGYEMNPELAEVFQQVRKTHNQGVFDAYTTEMKEARSAGLLTGLPDAYGRGRIIGDYRRIPLYGVDFLIAEKERDQKELLAGAATESRIRLREEVSEQIRALKAIKNMASKYGVDLSEPATTAQEAVQFFYFAYLAGVKENNGAAMSLGRNTAFLDIYIQRDLQEGRLTEMEAQELIDQLVIKLRMVRHLRTPDYNALFAGDPTWVTESIGGIGLDGRHHVTKTAYRFLHTLTNLGPAPEPNMTILWDENLPPAFKRYCMKQSETTGALQYENDELMRPLYGDDYGIACCVSAMAIGKQMQFFGARTNLAKALLYAINGGMDELKYRKDGTPYQLVEAIEPLKGEVLDYDQVMTNFKKVMDYLARLYADTMSTIHYMHDKYAYEAGLMSLHDTFVHRFMAFGAAGISIVADSLSAIKYAQVKPVRNRFGIAEDFTIEGDFPAYGNDDDRVDQIAVEVIEYFSQALKSNPIYRDSEHTLSILTITSNVVYGKKTGSTPDGRKKGEAFAPGANPMHGRDKMGALASLNSVAKLKYCEVCQDGISNTFSITPETLGKESETRYQNLAGILDGYFSQGAFHLNINVLSREMLLDAMKHPQKYPNLTIRVSGYAVHFNRLTEEQKQEVIQRTFHEAV; via the coding sequence ATGAAGCCTTGGAGGCTCTTTAAAAATGGCGAGTGGCAAAAAAAGGTGGATGTCAGAGATTTTATTCAACAAAACTATGAACCTTATGATGGAAATGAAGATTTCTTAGCAGAGGTTTCTCCCAGGAGTAAGAAACTGTGGGATCAAGCCGATGCATTGATTCAAAAGGAGATCGAAGCCGGGGTGCTAGATGTCGATACGGAGCATTTTTCTGGGATAGATCATTTTGAACCTGGTTATATGGATCAGGAAAACGAGGTCATTGTCGGTTTTCAAAGCGATGCACCTCTTAAGCGTATTGTGAATCCTTTTGGCGGTTACCGAATGGTGCAGGACTCTCTGGATGCTTATGGGTATGAGATGAATCCGGAGTTGGCGGAAGTATTTCAGCAGGTACGAAAAACTCATAATCAAGGGGTTTTTGATGCCTATACCACGGAAATGAAAGAAGCTCGGTCTGCTGGTCTGTTAACCGGACTGCCGGATGCTTACGGCCGTGGTCGAATCATTGGAGACTATCGGCGTATTCCTCTGTATGGGGTGGATTTTCTGATTGCTGAAAAAGAAAGGGATCAAAAGGAACTCTTAGCAGGAGCAGCTACAGAAAGCCGAATTCGGTTACGGGAAGAAGTGAGTGAACAAATCCGGGCTCTAAAAGCCATTAAGAACATGGCTTCCAAATACGGAGTGGATTTATCAGAACCGGCAACTACGGCTCAGGAAGCCGTACAATTCTTCTACTTCGCTTATCTGGCAGGAGTAAAAGAAAACAACGGTGCCGCCATGTCGTTGGGAAGAAACACAGCCTTTCTGGATATTTACATCCAACGGGATTTGCAGGAAGGTCGGCTGACGGAAATGGAAGCTCAGGAGCTGATTGATCAGCTGGTCATTAAGCTTCGCATGGTGCGTCATCTTCGGACACCGGACTACAACGCCTTATTTGCCGGCGATCCTACCTGGGTAACGGAATCTATCGGAGGAATTGGTCTGGACGGTCGTCATCATGTCACCAAGACGGCTTACCGGTTCTTGCATACTTTAACCAATTTAGGGCCGGCGCCGGAGCCAAATATGACCATTCTATGGGATGAGAACTTGCCGCCTGCTTTTAAGCGTTATTGCATGAAGCAGTCGGAAACCACCGGTGCTTTGCAATATGAAAACGACGAGTTGATGCGCCCTCTTTATGGCGATGATTATGGTATTGCCTGCTGTGTCTCCGCCATGGCTATCGGCAAGCAGATGCAGTTCTTCGGAGCCAGAACCAATCTGGCAAAAGCTTTGCTGTATGCCATTAACGGAGGTATGGATGAGCTGAAATACCGAAAAGACGGAACTCCTTACCAGCTGGTAGAAGCCATCGAACCGCTAAAAGGTGAGGTGCTGGATTACGATCAGGTAATGACTAATTTCAAAAAAGTTATGGACTACTTGGCTCGCCTCTATGCGGATACCATGAGTACCATTCATTATATGCATGACAAGTATGCTTATGAAGCCGGATTAATGTCGCTGCACGACACCTTTGTGCATCGGTTTATGGCTTTTGGAGCTGCCGGTATTTCCATTGTGGCCGACTCTCTCAGCGCCATTAAATACGCTCAGGTAAAGCCTGTTCGAAACCGATTTGGAATCGCCGAAGATTTTACGATTGAAGGTGACTTTCCTGCTTACGGCAATGACGATGACCGAGTGGATCAGATTGCCGTGGAAGTCATTGAATATTTCAGCCAGGCTTTAAAATCCAATCCGATTTACCGAGATTCAGAGCATACCCTGTCCATCCTTACCATTACTTCCAACGTAGTATATGGCAAGAAAACCGGCAGCACGCCGGATGGTCGAAAAAAAGGAGAAGCCTTTGCCCCTGGTGCTAACCCCATGCACGGACGGGATAAGATGGGAGCTTTAGCATCATTAAATTCAGTAGCGAAACTTAAGTATTGTGAGGTTTGCCAGGATGGTATTTCCAACACCTTTTCGATTACACCGGAAACCTTAGGAAAAGAATCGGAAACTCGTTATCAAAACCTGGCCGGTATTTTGGATGGTTATTTCTCCCAGGGAGCTTTTCATCTGAACATCAACGTTCTGTCCAGAGAGATGTTGTTGGATGCAATGAAACACCCACAGAAATATCCGAACCTGACCATCCGAGTTTCCGGATATGCGGTTCACTTTAATCGATTAACGGAGGAACAAAAACAGGAAGTAATTCAACGAACCTTCCATGAGGCGGTGTAG
- a CDS encoding MAE_28990/MAE_18760 family HEPN-like nuclease, whose product MNKVFVEKKYGFNTEEALELFFRFNNTIVISENDYVSMGSDNGHYDSRVVNLVSEIELQEFYGVHEANRYLRSEVLSIQNIITFITGIPFLEYSGYESCSTVIPRSIELKPTKFIFDDNDYTLALEKLIQKIKDDTQLSISLLDRWRKASYLSIESNDANLYHDEAILGYFHIIEMISEMFRDELKAKLTDGIFNQINSYYEENLHYNATQINDKLKKNRNIINELFIDSELSISQKCKFVLTKYELLDDVTSSFIDELIGTRNSIAHGRKSYNKNALWPVSPFFSLSHNSYECLDALSILSARLIDCYFETDIWKEKWEECHSFLLPSRDILNNFLKHPKGFTGVSVDSLFQGNAYNFTWDSFFYYYVQEPRKFNLERICNAIKDMYLSIEYNVENSEQLFNISVVLCDSCDRDVSNFARKIVVFCVDKKLFPWGNKKDIYGYLEYHGLEIPWYKDYLLK is encoded by the coding sequence ATGAATAAAGTATTTGTTGAAAAGAAATATGGATTCAATACAGAAGAAGCACTAGAATTATTTTTTAGATTTAATAATACGATTGTAATTTCTGAAAATGATTATGTTTCTATGGGATCAGATAATGGTCATTATGATTCTAGAGTGGTCAATTTAGTATCAGAAATTGAATTACAAGAGTTTTATGGAGTCCATGAAGCGAATAGATATTTAAGAAGTGAAGTGCTATCAATTCAGAATATAATTACTTTTATTACAGGAATACCTTTTCTTGAGTATTCTGGATATGAGAGCTGTAGTACCGTTATTCCCAGAAGTATTGAATTAAAGCCGACTAAATTTATATTTGATGACAATGATTATACATTAGCTTTAGAAAAGTTAATCCAGAAAATCAAAGACGATACTCAATTATCGATATCATTATTGGATAGATGGCGAAAAGCCAGTTATTTGTCAATTGAAAGTAATGATGCCAATCTATATCATGATGAAGCTATACTTGGATATTTTCACATAATTGAGATGATTTCTGAAATGTTTAGAGATGAGTTGAAGGCCAAATTGACAGATGGAATCTTCAATCAAATAAACTCATATTATGAAGAAAATTTACATTATAATGCTACTCAGATTAACGACAAACTTAAAAAAAATAGGAACATAATTAATGAGTTGTTTATTGACAGTGAACTTTCCATTTCACAGAAGTGTAAGTTTGTACTAACAAAGTATGAGCTACTGGATGATGTAACTAGTTCGTTTATTGATGAATTAATAGGAACACGCAATTCAATTGCACATGGCCGTAAGTCATACAATAAAAATGCGTTGTGGCCAGTCTCACCATTTTTTAGTTTGTCGCACAATTCTTATGAGTGTTTAGATGCTCTAAGTATTTTGTCAGCAAGATTAATAGATTGTTATTTTGAGACTGATATTTGGAAGGAAAAATGGGAAGAATGTCATAGTTTCCTATTGCCAAGTAGAGATATTTTGAATAATTTTCTGAAACATCCAAAGGGATTCACGGGTGTATCTGTAGATTCATTGTTTCAAGGCAACGCATACAATTTCACATGGGATTCTTTTTTTTACTACTATGTTCAGGAACCAAGAAAGTTTAACCTTGAAAGGATATGTAATGCGATTAAGGATATGTACTTGTCTATAGAATATAATGTAGAGAACTCAGAGCAACTATTTAATATTTCAGTGGTACTTTGTGATTCCTGCGATAGAGATGTAAGTAATTTCGCAAGAAAGATTGTGGTGTTTTGTGTTGATAAAAAACTATTTCCATGGGGCAATAAGAAGGATATATATGGTTACCTTGAATATCATGGTCTTGAAATTCCATGGTATAAAGACTATCTATTAAAGTGA
- the pflA gene encoding pyruvate formate-lyase-activating protein, producing the protein MKLGKVHSVETLGLADGPGIRTVFFLQGCPLQCKYCHNPDSQSGCGGNAMSAKDILAFAKRYRPYYQKTGGGVTFSGGEPLMQSKFLLEALTLLKQEGFHTALDTCGFGPESWMDSILEVTDCVLMDIKATEESTHLELTAKPMNGRDAFWKRLSNYQGTVWLRHVLVPEFTDHQENLEKLFHLASQLPSVEKLQLLPYHKKGIEKYKMMGLRDPLAGIPEMDPKQAALWESTLMQRLKAFREKERLLLCQKSQNADAKYVKEPLA; encoded by the coding sequence ATGAAACTGGGAAAAGTTCATTCTGTCGAAACCTTAGGACTTGCGGACGGACCAGGTATCCGAACGGTTTTTTTCCTGCAAGGCTGCCCTCTTCAGTGCAAATACTGCCACAATCCGGACTCTCAGTCCGGTTGTGGCGGCAATGCCATGTCGGCAAAAGATATCCTTGCCTTTGCCAAACGTTACCGGCCTTATTACCAGAAAACCGGTGGCGGTGTTACTTTTTCCGGTGGAGAACCGCTTATGCAGAGCAAATTTCTTTTAGAAGCACTGACTTTGCTTAAACAGGAAGGTTTTCATACAGCTCTCGATACTTGCGGCTTCGGTCCCGAAAGCTGGATGGACTCCATTTTAGAGGTAACAGACTGTGTTTTAATGGATATTAAAGCAACGGAAGAATCAACTCATTTAGAGCTAACCGCTAAGCCCATGAACGGTCGGGATGCTTTCTGGAAACGGCTTTCTAATTATCAGGGCACAGTATGGCTACGCCATGTTCTGGTTCCCGAATTTACAGATCATCAGGAAAACCTTGAAAAACTTTTTCATTTAGCTTCTCAGCTTCCATCGGTTGAAAAACTTCAGCTATTGCCTTATCATAAGAAGGGAATTGAGAAATATAAAATGATGGGCCTTAGAGATCCGCTGGCTGGCATACCGGAAATGGATCCTAAGCAGGCAGCGTTGTGGGAATCCACCCTGATGCAACGCTTGAAAGCCTTTCGTGAGAAAGAGAGGTTATTACTGTGCCAAAAAAGCCAGAATGCCGATGCGAAATATGTAAAGGAACCACTTGCTTAA
- a CDS encoding ATP-dependent nuclease: MIFKHLTIKNFRNFKEVDIDLTNRNIIFGLNDIGKSNFLAALRYLLDRNYRRDGFVDSDYYNKDTSEEISITLTIQIDDNEDDSDNKKIFKMMKGAITSDAEVVFIQLNATYDKNKLVGEPNLFWGIDLNNLEDIPSKQQYFELDKCINVVYIDSSIQLESTFKKYSKEIFKKESSLTDEEREDLTTKIEELNDSVGDLSAIKTFEQEIVEEYKKFRDEQGFNVTIKSEIEVSNLHSKLTPYILNEVCETYPTAGDGRKKILAYTLLTLENRRQEEEKINIFLIEEIENHLHRSMQIALSYQIFSDEVFKYLFMTTHSSLIVSQMDEVNLIKLFQDCLVIGKSHTYVVPEEYKKLKQKLNQNLTEAIYADVVLLVEGPSEKILFERVLHDKCQRYESLGGYILEVDGINFSEYYNILTYLGIKVIVRTDNDLRFNKSRGDVNLLGVNRCLSLISEDLVDNLQINDIDEYEAEEEYRKDVKREIYDDHYSEKIDNLVMSNIYLSRIDLENDLYEAIQERMDDFASYNNSSKNGIDYLQEAKMKHMIGLCKYMDINDIDVIYNHDRFECIRELVSLCCQ, translated from the coding sequence ATGATATTTAAACATTTAACCATCAAAAATTTCAGGAATTTTAAAGAAGTAGATATTGATTTAACTAATCGTAACATAATTTTTGGCTTAAATGATATAGGAAAGAGTAATTTTTTGGCCGCATTAAGATATTTACTTGACAGAAACTATAGAAGAGATGGATTTGTTGACTCTGATTATTATAACAAGGATACTTCGGAAGAAATTAGTATAACACTTACAATTCAAATTGATGACAATGAAGATGACTCTGATAATAAGAAAATATTCAAGATGATGAAAGGTGCAATTACATCAGATGCTGAGGTTGTATTCATTCAATTAAATGCTACCTATGACAAAAATAAGTTAGTGGGAGAGCCTAATCTGTTCTGGGGAATTGATTTGAACAATTTGGAAGATATTCCAAGTAAACAACAGTACTTTGAATTGGATAAATGCATTAATGTAGTCTATATTGATTCGTCCATTCAGCTTGAAAGCACCTTCAAGAAATATTCAAAAGAAATATTCAAGAAAGAATCTAGTTTAACTGACGAAGAAAGAGAAGATTTAACAACTAAAATAGAAGAACTTAATGATAGTGTGGGTGATTTATCTGCAATTAAGACTTTTGAACAAGAGATAGTTGAGGAATATAAAAAATTTAGGGATGAACAAGGATTTAACGTAACTATTAAATCAGAGATTGAAGTAAGTAACTTACATAGTAAACTAACTCCATATATTTTGAATGAAGTATGTGAAACATACCCAACAGCAGGTGATGGTAGAAAGAAGATATTAGCATATACTTTATTAACTTTAGAAAACAGAAGGCAAGAAGAAGAGAAAATAAACATCTTTTTAATTGAGGAAATTGAAAATCATTTGCATAGGTCAATGCAGATTGCACTATCTTATCAGATTTTTTCAGATGAAGTATTCAAGTACTTATTTATGACTACGCACTCTTCTCTTATTGTTAGTCAGATGGATGAAGTAAACTTGATTAAGCTATTTCAAGACTGTTTAGTAATTGGAAAATCTCATACTTATGTAGTTCCTGAAGAGTATAAGAAACTGAAGCAAAAACTAAATCAGAATTTGACTGAAGCCATATATGCAGATGTTGTTTTGCTAGTCGAAGGACCATCTGAAAAGATTCTATTTGAGAGAGTACTGCACGATAAATGTCAAAGATATGAAAGTCTTGGGGGGTATATCCTTGAGGTAGATGGCATTAACTTTAGTGAATACTATAATATTTTAACCTATTTAGGAATTAAGGTTATCGTTCGCACTGATAATGATTTGCGATTTAACAAATCAAGAGGTGATGTCAATTTACTTGGAGTGAATCGTTGTTTATCTTTAATCTCTGAAGATTTAGTAGATAATCTTCAAATAAATGATATAGATGAATATGAAGCTGAAGAAGAATATCGAAAAGATGTTAAGCGGGAAATATATGATGACCATTATTCAGAGAAAATTGATAACTTAGTAATGAGTAATATCTATTTATCTAGAATTGACCTAGAAAATGATTTATATGAAGCAATCCAAGAACGGATGGATGATTTTGCGAGTTATAATAATAGTTCAAAGAATGGTATTGATTACCTTCAAGAAGCCAAAATGAAGCATATGATTGGATTATGCAAATATATGGACATTAATGATATCGATGTTATTTATAATCATGACCGCTTTGAATGCATTAGAGAGTTGGTGAGCTTGTGTTGCCAATAG
- a CDS encoding Crp/Fnr family transcriptional regulator, translating to MPKKPECRCEICKGTTCLNQIPLLSSLTTEEAKKISAGVSFRTFQKGEILFRAGETADKLFIVCSGKVKLVSHTPEGREQILYILKGGDFFGAFNLLKENQFDATAEALTNSQISMLSKAEFDRIILSHPEITLKVFEKAYERIRKLETLIERLSTSSLDARVAGLLLNMVPDFGTHTSEGVLLKLTMSREDMGSYSGIARETMSRKLHLFDELGYIHLKSARQILIKDLEALRKILNEE from the coding sequence GTGCCAAAAAAGCCAGAATGCCGATGCGAAATATGTAAAGGAACCACTTGCTTAAACCAGATCCCACTCCTTTCCAGTCTTACAACGGAAGAAGCAAAGAAAATATCAGCGGGAGTTTCCTTCCGAACCTTTCAAAAGGGAGAAATCCTTTTTCGGGCTGGAGAAACCGCTGATAAGCTTTTTATTGTTTGTAGCGGAAAAGTAAAATTAGTAAGCCATACCCCGGAAGGTCGGGAACAAATACTTTATATCTTAAAAGGCGGCGATTTTTTCGGTGCCTTTAATCTATTGAAAGAAAACCAATTTGACGCTACCGCCGAAGCGTTGACCAACAGCCAGATAAGCATGCTATCAAAAGCTGAGTTTGACCGGATTATTCTCTCTCACCCGGAAATCACCTTGAAAGTTTTTGAAAAAGCCTATGAACGAATCCGAAAATTAGAAACCCTTATTGAACGGTTGTCCACTTCCAGTCTGGATGCTCGGGTAGCCGGCCTCCTACTCAATATGGTGCCAGATTTTGGAACTCATACTTCAGAAGGTGTTTTGCTGAAGCTGACCATGAGCCGGGAAGATATGGGCAGTTATTCCGGTATCGCCCGGGAAACCATGAGCCGCAAACTTCATCTCTTTGATGAGCTGGGATATATCCACTTAAAAAGCGCCCGCCAAATTCTGATTAAGGATTTGGAAGCATTACGTAAAATCTTAAACGAAGAATAG